The genomic DNA GAAGGACGTATATGCGTTGAGGGACCACAAAGTGTACGAGGAGATGGCAGCCGATGTAGCCGCGATCCGCAAAAAGAAGATGACGGTTGCAGATTTCAAGGCGAAGCACGCCGCAAACCTGGACAAGCTCATTGATCCGGAACACCCCGATTTCGGGCCCAAGAACAATCAGTTCGTCTACTTCTGGGGGCGAAAGAAGGGCGGACGCAGCGATTTTTCCAAGCGCTTCACGGAGCAGTTCGGTACCGTCAACACCCACGGACACACCACCGTGTGTCAGGGCTCCCTCTACTTCGCCTGCAAGGCTATGAGCGAGCAGTACACCGGCAGCGACTTCAAGGAGGGGCAGAAGTTCTACTGGCAGACCGACCTTGAGAACGCCGAGTACGTTCTCTTCGTCGGCTCAAACCTCTTCGACGGGAACTACGGCCCACCGAACCGCACCCCGCGGCTCATTTCGCGGCTCGTGGAAGGGAAGACCAAGTGCACTGTCCTCGATCCCCGTTTTACCAAACTCGCCGCCAAAGGAAACAGGTGGGTTCCCATCCTCCCCGGCACCGATGCCGCCTTCGCCATGGGGATGACTCGGTGGATACTGGAGAACAAGCGGTTCGATGCCAGATACCTTGCAAACTGCAACAAGGCTGCTGCGGCTGCGGACAAGGAATCGACCTGGTCGAATGGTGCTTGGCTCGTGAAGCTGGACAAAGAGGGCAAGCCGACGACATTCCTTCGGGCGTCGGAAATCGGGCTGAAGGCCAAGGAAGTGCGCAAGGACAAGGACGGGAAGGATTTCGACTTTGAATACCTCGTGGCGATGAAGGACGGGAAGCCGGTGGCCTTCGATCCCAACGACGATAAGGAGGCGGTGGAGGGAGAACTTTTCGTCACGGCAGAGATCCCGGCGGAGAAGGGGCCTGTTAAAGTTAAGAGCTCGCTTCAGATCATGCTGGAGGCTGCGCAGGAGAAGAGTCTGGCCGATTACGCCAAGATCTGCGGCATCGATCCGGGCGTCATTGAGGCGACGGCAAAGGAATTTACATCATTCGGGAAGAAGGCGTCGGTGGATATGCACCGGGGGCCTGCCCAGCACACCAACGGTTTTTACAACATCGGGTCGTTGATGAACCTCAACCTTCTGGTGGGCAACTTCGACTGGAAGGGGGGAATGATTGCCCCTTCGACCTACAATGCCGACGGTACCAAAACCGAGAAGCAACCCTTCAACTTCAAGAAGATAACTCCTAAGGGGCCAAAGGCATTCGGGCTTTCGGTCATCCGCCATGATGCCAAGTACGAGGAGTCGACGCTCTTCAAGGGGAAGGAGAGCTATCCCGCCAAGCGCAACTGGTGGCCGCTTGCGTCAGATGTGTATGAAGAGATCCTCCCCTCCATCGCCGATGCCTATCCTTACCCCGTAAAGGTAATGTTCTCCTACATGGGTGCGCCAACCTATTCACTTCCGGCAGGTCATACGAATATCGACGCACTCACGAATCTCGACAGGCTTCCCCTTTACTTCGCCAGCGATATTCTGGTCGGTACGACTTCCATGTACGCCGACTATATCTTCCCCGACCTTCACTTTCTGGAGCGCTGGGAAATGCAGGGCTCACACCCCAACATGCCGGTGAAGGTCCAGCCGCTGCGGAATCCGGTCATTGCTTCCCCCAACGAGGTGGTGAAGGTGTTCGGAGAAGAGCAGCCGATCTCCTACGAGACGCTGTGGCTTGCTCTGGCCGAACGGTTGGGGCTTCCCGGCTTCGGCCCGAACGGCTTCGGCCAAAGGCAGCCGCTTGCCCGTCCGGACGACTTCTACCTGCGGATGGTGGCGAACCTCGCCAATGACGGGAAGGAGCCGGTTCCTGATGCCTCTTCGGAAGAGATCGAAATATTCCTGAAAGGGAGGCGTCACCTGCCGAAGAACGTGTTCGATCCGGAGAGATGGAAGGCCGTCTGCGGAGGCAACTGGGCCAAAGCCGTCTATGTTCTTAATCGTGGCGGACGCTTCGACACCCAGGAGAACTCCTATAAAGGTGATCACGTAGCCAACAAGTACGGCAAGCAGATCAACCTCTATCAGGAGAAGACGTACAAGTGCAAGGATGCCTTCACCGGGAAAAACTACTACGGTATGGCGCGGTATGTGCCCGTCGCGGATACGCTGGATAAAGCCCCGACCGAGCTTTCCAAAGGTTACGACCTGCACCTCATCACCCAGCGGGACATCCGGATGACCAAGTCCCGTACTATCACCCATCAGTACCTGACGGAGATGATGCCGGAGAACGAGATCATTCTTAATACCGGGGATGCCAAACGCTTGGGAATCAAGGACGGGCAGAAGGTAAAGGTGGTCTCGGCTACGAATCCGGAAGGTGTGTGGGACCTGAAAAACGGGACGAAGAAACCGATGGTCGGCAAGGTGAAGGTGACTGAGACTATCCGGCCCGGCATCATCACCTTCACCCTCGGCCACGGCATGTGGGCTACCGGGGCGGACGACATGGAGATCGACGGCAAGGTCGTGAAGGGTGATCCGCGCCGCGCCCGTGGGGTGCATGCAAATGCCGCAATGTGGACCGACCCGCATCTGAAGAACACCTGCATGATAGACAAGGTGGGGGGTAGCGTCTCCTTCTACGACACAAAGGTGAAGCTGGTAAAAGTTTAGTAACGGAAACGTTAAAAACCAGTCACTTGACGGGCTCCTGCATGGGGAGCCCGTTTTTTTTTAAGTATGGAGCTAAAGTCGAATGAGTATACACCGATTCGCCTTAAAGATATTTTATCCTAAGGAGGATGTCATTGATGAAAAAGTACATCTCATTACTTGCCTGTGCCCTGCTCGCGACTGCCGCTGTCGCCCAGGCGGAAACCGTCAAGCTGCACGGTTCGACTACCTGCCAGAAACGTATCTTCGAGCCGGGCAAGGAGGCACTAAAGAAAGCAACCGGAATCGATCTGGAGCTCGTCGGTAACGGCACCGGCAACGGACTCGAAGACCTAGTGGCAGGCAAGGCTGATGCATCCATGGCTTCGGAAGAACTGGCGGACGCCGTGGCAAGCATGAAGGCCGCCACCGGCAAGGATGCCCCGGCCGACCTCAAGCCCAACGTCATAACAAGCGACGTCATCAAAGTCATCGTCAACCCGGCCAATCCGGTTTCGAAACTTTCCAAGGACCAGCTCAAAGGGCTTCATACCGGAACCATCGACAACTGGAAAGAAGTCGGCGGTGCGGACCAGCCCGTCATCGTCGTTACCTCTCATGCCGGGTCCGCTACCCGCAAGGTGTTTTCCAAGGTAATGATGGATAACGCCAAATACGTCGACGGCGCCATCGAGGTGAAAACCACCCGTGAAGAAATCGATAACGTCGGTCAGCTCCCGGAGGCGATCGGGGCGGTGAGCATGGGATTCATAAACCTGCCTGGTAACAAGGAGAAGGTGAAGATAGTGGAGACTCCGGAGATCAGCCGGCCGCTGATGCTGATTACCCGTGGCGAGCCTTCGGCAAAGGTGAAAAAGGTACTCGACTTCTTCACGGGTGAAGGGAAGAAGTACATCAAGGATTAGTGAACCGATGCCTTAACGCAGGGGGGGCGGCAACGTCCCCCCTCCACGCAATGTAGTCTGGGAAAGAGCTCGATGACCATCAAGACAAAACTTTTCGCCAATATGTTTCTGACAATCGCCGGCATCGTGATCATCGCCGGCTTCAGCTTGGCCGGCATGCGCTTCGTGCAATCCAAGCTGTCTGTTCTGACGGAAAAGTCGACTCCATATCAGCTGAAGACCATCGAGTTGCAACGCGCAGTGCAGGAACATACCTCTAACCTCCTCAAGCTGGTCGGCTCCACGTCACCTCAAGAGCTGGCTGCAGCACGAAGCGATCTGGAAAAAACGCTGGCGGAGGTAACGAATATTTCTACGGAGCTCGCCTCTTTCAAGGGAAATGCGTCCGTCGAAG from Geobacter sp. DSM 9736 includes the following:
- a CDS encoding molybdopterin-dependent oxidoreductase, with the translated sequence MADKMADTIKEEKAGVSRRKFLKTSAVVGCGALVASQLDFARGLIARVEAGEISPFDAYELMKAENTLYTVCLNCNTGCGIKVKIMDGVAVKIDGNPYNPFTLHPHHPMKAELSKMAKVDGAICPKGQAAHQGAYDPYRIRKVLKRAGKRGEGKWISVPFDQAVDEIVNGGLLFKHVPGEENRLVTGLKDVYALRDHKVYEEMAADVAAIRKKKMTVADFKAKHAANLDKLIDPEHPDFGPKNNQFVYFWGRKKGGRSDFSKRFTEQFGTVNTHGHTTVCQGSLYFACKAMSEQYTGSDFKEGQKFYWQTDLENAEYVLFVGSNLFDGNYGPPNRTPRLISRLVEGKTKCTVLDPRFTKLAAKGNRWVPILPGTDAAFAMGMTRWILENKRFDARYLANCNKAAAAADKESTWSNGAWLVKLDKEGKPTTFLRASEIGLKAKEVRKDKDGKDFDFEYLVAMKDGKPVAFDPNDDKEAVEGELFVTAEIPAEKGPVKVKSSLQIMLEAAQEKSLADYAKICGIDPGVIEATAKEFTSFGKKASVDMHRGPAQHTNGFYNIGSLMNLNLLVGNFDWKGGMIAPSTYNADGTKTEKQPFNFKKITPKGPKAFGLSVIRHDAKYEESTLFKGKESYPAKRNWWPLASDVYEEILPSIADAYPYPVKVMFSYMGAPTYSLPAGHTNIDALTNLDRLPLYFASDILVGTTSMYADYIFPDLHFLERWEMQGSHPNMPVKVQPLRNPVIASPNEVVKVFGEEQPISYETLWLALAERLGLPGFGPNGFGQRQPLARPDDFYLRMVANLANDGKEPVPDASSEEIEIFLKGRRHLPKNVFDPERWKAVCGGNWAKAVYVLNRGGRFDTQENSYKGDHVANKYGKQINLYQEKTYKCKDAFTGKNYYGMARYVPVADTLDKAPTELSKGYDLHLITQRDIRMTKSRTITHQYLTEMMPENEIILNTGDAKRLGIKDGQKVKVVSATNPEGVWDLKNGTKKPMVGKVKVTETIRPGIITFTLGHGMWATGADDMEIDGKVVKGDPRRARGVHANAAMWTDPHLKNTCMIDKVGGSVSFYDTKVKLVKV
- a CDS encoding substrate-binding domain-containing protein; this encodes MKKYISLLACALLATAAVAQAETVKLHGSTTCQKRIFEPGKEALKKATGIDLELVGNGTGNGLEDLVAGKADASMASEELADAVASMKAATGKDAPADLKPNVITSDVIKVIVNPANPVSKLSKDQLKGLHTGTIDNWKEVGGADQPVIVVTSHAGSATRKVFSKVMMDNAKYVDGAIEVKTTREEIDNVGQLPEAIGAVSMGFINLPGNKEKVKIVETPEISRPLMLITRGEPSAKVKKVLDFFTGEGKKYIKD